A window of the Vibrio pomeroyi genome harbors these coding sequences:
- the rplL gene encoding 50S ribosomal protein L7/L12 produces the protein MSITNEQILDAVAEMSVMQVVELIEAMEEKFGVSAAAAVVAGGAAGGDAAAEQTEFDVILTAAGANKVQVIKAVRGATGLGLKEAKGLVDSAPAALKEGVDKAEAEALKAQLEEAGASVEIK, from the coding sequence ATGTCTATTACTAACGAGCAAATCCTAGACGCAGTTGCAGAAATGTCTGTAATGCAAGTTGTTGAGCTTATCGAAGCTATGGAAGAGAAATTCGGCGTTTCAGCTGCAGCTGCAGTTGTAGCTGGCGGCGCAGCTGGCGGCGACGCTGCTGCTGAGCAAACTGAATTCGACGTAATCCTAACTGCTGCTGGCGCTAACAAAGTACAAGTTATCAAAGCTGTACGTGGCGCAACTGGCCTAGGTCTTAAAGAAGCTAAAGGTCTTGTAGACTCAGCTCCTGCAGCGCTTAAAGAAGGCGTTGACAAAGCTGAAGCTGAAGCTCTTAAAGCACAGCTAGAAGAAGCTGGCGCTTCTGTTGAAATCAAGTAA
- the rplJ gene encoding 50S ribosomal protein L10 produces the protein MALNLQDKKAIVAEVNEAASGALSAVVADSRGVEVGAMTSLRKQAREAGVYMKVVRNTLARRAVQGTDYECLVDTFTGPTLIAFSNEHPGAAARLFKDFAKENKDFEIKAAAFEGAVTDAEVLATLPTYDEAIARLMMCMKEASAGKLVRTIAALRDQKEEAAA, from the coding sequence ATGGCTTTAAATCTTCAAGACAAAAAAGCAATTGTTGCTGAAGTCAACGAAGCTGCCAGTGGTGCACTTTCTGCAGTTGTAGCTGATTCTCGTGGCGTTGAAGTTGGCGCAATGACTTCTCTACGTAAACAAGCTCGCGAAGCGGGTGTTTACATGAAAGTTGTTCGTAACACACTAGCACGCCGTGCGGTTCAGGGTACAGACTACGAGTGTCTAGTAGACACTTTCACTGGTCCAACTCTGATCGCGTTCTCTAACGAGCACCCAGGTGCTGCAGCGCGTCTTTTCAAAGACTTCGCTAAAGAGAACAAAGATTTCGAGATCAAAGCTGCTGCATTTGAAGGCGCAGTTACTGATGCTGAAGTACTAGCGACACTACCAACTTACGACGAAGCTATCGCACGCCTAATGATGTGCATGAAAGAAGCTTCTGCTGGCAAGCTGGTTCGTACTATCGCTGCACTACGTGACCAAAAAGAAGAAGCAGCGGCTTAA
- the rplA gene encoding 50S ribosomal protein L1, producing MAKLTKRMRVIRDKVDSTKEYEINEAVALLKELATAKFVESVDVAVNLGIDARKSDQNVRGATVLPHGTGRDIRVAVFTQGANAEAAKAAGADIVGMEDLAEQVKKGEMNFDVVVASPDAMRVVGQLGTILGPRGLMPNPKVGTVTPNVAEAVKNAKAGQVRYRNDKNGIIHTTIGKASFEANQLQENLEALLVALKKAKPSSAKGTYLKKVSISTTMGAGVAVDQASLDTQAN from the coding sequence ATGGCAAAACTTACTAAGCGTATGCGCGTAATCCGCGACAAAGTTGACTCAACTAAAGAATACGAAATCAACGAAGCTGTTGCTCTTCTTAAAGAACTAGCGACTGCTAAATTCGTTGAGTCTGTAGACGTTGCTGTTAACCTAGGCATCGATGCTCGTAAATCTGACCAAAACGTTCGTGGCGCAACTGTGCTACCTCACGGTACTGGCCGTGACATCCGCGTTGCTGTTTTCACTCAAGGTGCAAACGCAGAAGCTGCTAAAGCTGCTGGCGCAGATATCGTTGGTATGGAAGATCTTGCTGAGCAAGTGAAAAAAGGCGAAATGAACTTCGACGTAGTTGTTGCTTCTCCAGATGCAATGCGTGTTGTTGGTCAACTAGGTACAATCCTAGGTCCACGCGGCCTTATGCCAAACCCTAAAGTTGGTACTGTAACTCCTAACGTTGCTGAAGCGGTTAAGAACGCTAAAGCTGGTCAGGTTCGTTACCGTAACGACAAGAACGGCATCATCCACACTACTATCGGTAAAGCATCTTTCGAAGCTAACCAGCTTCAAGAGAACCTAGAAGCACTTCTAGTTGCTCTTAAGAAAGCTAAGCCTTCTTCAGCTAAGGGTACTTACCTGAAGAAAGTAAGCATCTCTACTACGATGGGTGCTGGTGTTGCTGTTGATCAAGCTAGTCTTGATACTCAAGCAAACTAA
- the rplK gene encoding 50S ribosomal protein L11, which yields MAKKVEAYIKLQVAAGMANPSPPVGPALGQHGVNIMEFCKAFNAKTESVEKGLPTPVVITVYNDRSFTFVTKTPPAAVLLKKAAGVKSGSGRPNTEKVGTVTDAQVQEIAETKAADMTGADIEAMKRSIAGTARSMGLVVEG from the coding sequence ATGGCTAAGAAAGTTGAAGCTTATATCAAACTGCAAGTTGCAGCTGGTATGGCAAACCCAAGTCCACCGGTTGGTCCTGCTCTAGGTCAACACGGCGTGAACATCATGGAATTCTGTAAAGCGTTCAACGCAAAAACAGAATCTGTTGAGAAAGGTCTACCTACTCCAGTAGTTATTACTGTTTACAACGACCGTTCTTTCACGTTCGTAACTAAGACTCCACCTGCTGCTGTTCTTCTTAAGAAAGCTGCTGGCGTTAAGTCTGGTTCTGGTCGTCCAAACACTGAGAAAGTTGGTACTGTTACTGACGCTCAAGTTCAGGAAATCGCAGAAACTAAAGCTGCTGATATGACTGGTGCTGACATCGAAGCAATGAAGCGTTCTATTGCTGGTACTGCTCGTTCAATGGGCCTAGTGGTAGAGGGATAA